The following proteins are encoded in a genomic region of Drosophila willistoni isolate 14030-0811.24 chromosome 3R, UCI_dwil_1.1, whole genome shotgun sequence:
- the LOC6648045 gene encoding serendipity locus protein H-1, with the protein MECKGKGKRMKEEAPSKKLPPKMCGGGGGDSGTPTKAAHDEILSSLLRINNFDSISSIKDESLDIDLSACVTISSASLINGNSLSSTDFWRVLDESAQNNTEINLPPDLSVNGPGTVGPGPGPSPNSSSSSDNHNSNSEFSVTFLRPEPPNAFTNSPFKKATSMGATATTTTTIKLPSPEQMMHRSKPKLPAATSVRLKVFKEEPPEIVTKVEISDSISDFMPPAFTIFQSQSQTTSMPPPPSVGASGLESVDSPPPPPVYKCLDCNGLILDNADVDVVKHESAGHRVRISYKCNECQREFDLLAGLKKHLKTHRSGEGRKDTWKKCPDCGKCLKLGSMWMHRKIHSDNKKYQCDICGQKFVQKINLTHHARIHSSEKPYECPECQKRFQERSHLQRHQKYHAQTRSYRCEKCGKMYKTERCLKVHNLVHLEQRPFACNVCDKSFISNSKLKQHSNIHTGMRPFKCNYCPRDFTNFPNWLKHTRRRHKVDHKTGEHLENIPSYCSKKSTTTKAQKAAAAAAAAAASAAATAAATTTATTSDTTAGEEVKPPSDQPPVKQPRKKKQPQQQTTLEALGITLPAGTALQQVHLPQQQKQQQELTTVLVPLAPPPPPPKQQQQAKVKRERKQLAPKQLQQKPPPSQNQLPHVAETPLTVMPQIKKEPMSQTHGPFLDLQGLSLTSAEDLIMEQALEMEECGLYDSPGVSTDLANSDNAISSETAAALHFQIKNELPDDVLLPDEEFLPCKNGDRLACPSLESSPFSSPASIELAAVSSSSTSTIASGSTTTHLRSGNYYLPAFTLNAQGKLSSCTTSSMSQTVTANACTPTTVSVVNVPLMVRSNQMLPSVDTILFTTQTGGNRFFSAKSAATATATPHLT; encoded by the exons ATGGAGTGTAAAGGCAAAGGCAAGAGAATGAAAGAAGAGGCGCCAAGCAAAAAATTGCCGCCTAAAATGtgtggtggcggtggcggtgaTTCTGGAACCCCCACCAAGGCGGCCCACGATGAGATTCTCAGTTCCTTGTTGCGTATAAACAATTTCGATTCGATTTCGAGCATTAAGGACGAATCGCTGGACATTGATCTGTCCGCGTGTGTAACCATCAGCTCGGCTAGTCTGATCAATGGTAATAGTTTGTCATCGACGGATTTTTGGCGCGTGCTTGATGAGAGTGCACAGAACAATACAGAAATAAATTTGCCACCGGATTTATCAGTAAATGGACCAGGAACTGTGGGACCGGGTCCAGGTCCGAGCcccaatagcagcagcagtagtGACAATCACAACTCCAACTCCGAGTTCAGTGTTACTTTTTTACGACCCGAGCCACCCAATGCTTTCACCAATTCCCCATTCAAAAAGGCCACATCAATGGGGgctacagcaacaacaacaacaaccataaaGCTACCTTCGCCGGAGCAAATGATGCATCGCAGCAAACCTAAGCTGCCTGCGGCTACCTCAGTGCGCCTAAAGGTCTTTAAGGAGGAGCCACCCGAAATAGTAACCAAAGTGGAAATATCTGATTCAATATCGGATTTTATGCCACCAGCATTTACCATCTTCCAGTCGCAGTCCCAAACGACTAGTATGCCACCGCCGCCTTCAGTTGGTGCTTCTGGATTAGAGTCTGTAGACTCTCCCCCTCCGCCACCTGTTTACAAGTGCCTGGACTGCAATGGTTTGATCTTAGACAATGCAGATGTCGATGTGGTGAAACATGAATCGGCTGGTCATCGTGTACGCATTTCGTACAAGTGTAATGAATGTCAAAGGGAGTTCGACTTGTTAGCCGGTCTTAAGAAGCATCTGAAAACACATCGCAGCGGAGAGGGTCGCAAGGACACCTGGAAAAAGTGTCCAGATTGCGGAAAATG TCTTAAATTGGGCAGTATGTGGATGCATCGTAAGATTCATAGCGATAACAAGAAGTACCAGTGTGACATTTGCGGACAGAAGTTTGTGCAAAAGATTAATTTAACCCATCATGCCCGAATCCATTCATCGGAGAAACCTTACGAGTGTCCAGAGTGTCAGAAACGATTTCAGGAACGTTCCCATCTGCAGCGCCATCAGAAATATCATGCCCAGACCCGTTCCTATCGCTGTGAGAAATGCGGTAAAATGTACAAAACGGAACGCTGCCTCAAGGTGCACAATCTGGTGCATTTGGAGCAGCGACCCTTCGCCTGCAATGTATGCGACAAGAGTTTTATAAGCAACTCGAAGCTGAAGCAGCACTCCAATATTCACACTGGCATGCGTCCCTTTAAATGCAATTATTGTCCACGTGATTTTACCAATTTTCCCAATTGGCTTAAGCATACGAGGCGTCGCCACAAAGTAGATCACAAAACGGGCGAACATCTCGAGAACATTCCATCCTATTGCTCGAAGAAGTCTACAACAACCAAAGCCCAGAaagcggcagcggcggcggcagctgctgcagcatcagcagccgcgacagctgcggcaacaacaacagctaccACATCAGATACTACAGCCGGTGAGGAGGTAAAACCTCCAAGTGATCAGCCCCCAGTGAAACAGCCTCGCAAGAAAAAGCAAccgcaacaacaaacaactcTGGAAGCTTTGGGCATTACCTTACCAGCGGGCACAGCACTGCAACAGGTGCATCTaccgcaacaacaaaagcagcaacagGAGTTGACCACTGTTTTAGTGCCGCTGGCTCCACCACCTCCTCCGccaaagcaacagcaacaggccAAGGTTAAGCGAGAACGAAAGCAGCTGGCCCCCAAGCAACTGCAACAGAAACCGCCACCCTCTCAAAACCAGTTACCCCACGTAGCAGAAACTCCCCTGACAGTGATGCCGCAAATTAAGAAAGAACCAATGAGCCAGACCCATGGCCCGTTCCTGGATCTACAGGGCTTGAGTCTCACCTCGGCCGAGGATTTAATAATGGAACAGGCTCTGGAAATGGAGGAATGTGGTCTCTATGATTCACCTGGTGTCAGTACAGATTTGGCCAACTCCGACAATGCCATTTCCTCGGAAACAGCAGCTGCCCTGCATTTTCAGATAAAAAATGAATTGCCAGATGACGTTTTGCTTCCCGACGAGGAATTCT TGCCATGCAAAAATGGAGATCGATTAGCATGTCCTTCGCTAGAGTCTTCGCCCTTCTCATCGCCCGCCTCCATTGAGTTGGCGGCCGTCTCATCATCTTCCACCTCAACAATTGCCTCCGGATCCACCACTACGCATCTGCGGTCTGGAAACTATTATCTGCCTGCCTTTACGCTAAACGCCCAGGGAAAGTTAAGCAGTTGCACCACGTCATCCATGTCGCAAACTGTGACTGCTAACGCCTGCACACCAACCACTGTGTCTGTGGTCAATGTTCCGCTAATGGTGCGCTCCAATCAAATGCTGCCATCGGTGGATACGATACTATTTACCACACAGACCGGTGGTAATCGTTTCTTTTCAGCTAAGTCAGCAGCGACGGCCACCGCCACGCCCCATTTGACATGA